One window of Botrimarina mediterranea genomic DNA carries:
- a CDS encoding glycosyltransferase → MTPLPRRTHAPAINNRRFMSISLVLPAWNEEAALPRALAEADMALSLVADDYEIIVVDDGSTDATAQLVLQLSETVPNVRLIRHETNVGYGAALRSGFAAATMDLVTFTDADNQFDLRELDRFVLLAQSHPVVCGYRIDRQDTALRKLYSRGYNLVARTLLGMKVRDIDCAFKMFHREVIQQVEITTDGFLVNSEILTRVSQLGCSIVEVGVTHRAREEGTSTVSQWHIPGVLRDLSRFWWNQVQFAGQPHDDGAPTRRAEWAAALLLAVAAAVLFSGLGYPLIDRDETRYAETPREMVVTGNWVLPQLNFRPYYDKPPLMYWATAASYSLLGVSEFAARLPHAASCFGALCLTFFFARRWFGAEAALLSTLVLLLSVGFLGSSRVLLIDGLLMLLMTLALCSGMEAIRSGTFRRGWWLLAAFACGLAFLAKGPVALVLFAPPLLAYAALSQGVSRPRLFDWLLLIAVVAAMATPWFVAVAEQAPSFAYEFFYKHNVTRFGGAFHAQPVWYFLPVLLIAGHPWSFLSISLARYLGSRDAACRRSRPRELGFLVLWAGWCVLFFSLSRCKLPSYVMPAFPALAMMMGQYLHRRVLALPNVDLKWLERIAPWNATLMTAMGGVGFAMFCAIDGSENFTAATGLAVGWSVLGVAVLWFRRSCHSQTVGWGVTLAMASALGVLVTHREIPLYAYQHTLFGPGSTLASAELKSSSTPIVTLSHEWSEAPFYLDRVDIKNTDRNDTLTVAGALETSGRVVLVMRSNDHLSDFTDGLPVETTSRLLGQRGRGLVYELTSVASVAGRPTTPPTQY, encoded by the coding sequence ATGACGCCCCTTCCACGTCGAACTCACGCGCCGGCAATCAATAACAGGCGATTTATGTCAATCTCGCTGGTTCTACCCGCTTGGAATGAAGAAGCAGCACTTCCGCGGGCTCTAGCTGAAGCAGACATGGCTTTGAGCCTGGTTGCCGATGACTACGAGATCATCGTTGTCGATGACGGCAGCACCGACGCGACCGCTCAGCTTGTGCTCCAACTGTCGGAGACAGTGCCGAATGTGCGGCTGATCCGGCACGAAACTAATGTCGGCTACGGCGCCGCCCTGCGGAGTGGATTCGCCGCCGCGACAATGGACCTCGTCACGTTCACCGACGCCGATAACCAGTTCGACTTGCGTGAGTTGGATCGCTTCGTGCTGCTCGCTCAAAGCCATCCGGTGGTTTGCGGGTACCGGATCGACCGTCAGGACACCGCTCTGCGGAAGCTTTACTCTCGCGGCTACAACTTGGTGGCTCGGACGCTGCTCGGAATGAAGGTCCGCGACATCGATTGTGCTTTCAAGATGTTTCATCGCGAGGTGATCCAGCAGGTGGAAATCACCACGGACGGTTTCCTCGTCAACTCGGAAATCCTCACCCGCGTGTCGCAGCTAGGCTGCTCGATTGTCGAAGTCGGAGTCACCCACCGCGCACGCGAAGAAGGGACGAGCACTGTTTCGCAGTGGCATATCCCGGGGGTGTTGCGAGATCTGTCCCGGTTTTGGTGGAACCAGGTGCAATTCGCTGGGCAGCCTCACGACGACGGGGCGCCGACGCGGCGAGCGGAGTGGGCCGCCGCACTGTTGCTGGCGGTTGCCGCGGCTGTCCTGTTCAGCGGCCTTGGGTATCCTCTCATCGATCGCGACGAGACGCGCTACGCCGAGACCCCGCGAGAGATGGTCGTCACCGGGAACTGGGTGCTGCCGCAACTCAACTTCCGACCCTACTACGACAAGCCGCCGCTGATGTACTGGGCGACCGCGGCGAGCTATTCGTTGCTAGGCGTTTCAGAGTTCGCCGCTCGCCTGCCGCACGCCGCCTCGTGCTTCGGCGCGCTATGCCTCACTTTCTTCTTTGCTAGGCGATGGTTCGGTGCGGAAGCCGCGCTTCTCTCAACGCTGGTGCTCTTGCTCTCGGTGGGCTTTCTCGGATCAAGCCGTGTCTTGTTAATCGACGGACTCTTGATGCTGTTGATGACGCTCGCGCTTTGCTCGGGAATGGAGGCGATCCGGAGCGGGACGTTCCGTCGTGGCTGGTGGCTACTAGCGGCATTCGCGTGCGGACTGGCCTTCCTCGCCAAGGGTCCCGTCGCGCTGGTCCTCTTCGCGCCGCCGCTGCTTGCCTACGCGGCGCTCTCGCAGGGCGTTTCGCGGCCGCGTCTCTTCGATTGGCTTTTGCTTATCGCGGTCGTCGCCGCAATGGCGACGCCTTGGTTCGTCGCGGTTGCAGAGCAGGCGCCCTCCTTCGCTTACGAATTCTTTTACAAGCATAACGTCACGCGGTTTGGCGGCGCCTTTCATGCTCAGCCCGTGTGGTATTTCCTGCCGGTCCTACTGATCGCGGGGCATCCGTGGTCCTTTCTCAGCATCTCGCTCGCAAGATACCTGGGGAGCCGCGACGCCGCGTGCCGGCGTAGCCGTCCCCGCGAGTTAGGGTTCCTCGTGCTGTGGGCTGGGTGGTGCGTCCTGTTCTTCTCCCTATCGCGATGCAAGCTGCCGTCTTATGTCATGCCGGCGTTTCCGGCGCTGGCGATGATGATGGGTCAGTACCTTCACCGACGGGTTCTAGCGCTGCCTAACGTCGACCTTAAGTGGCTGGAGCGGATTGCTCCCTGGAACGCGACGCTGATGACCGCGATGGGCGGCGTGGGGTTTGCAATGTTCTGCGCTATCGATGGCAGTGAGAACTTCACGGCCGCGACGGGACTCGCCGTTGGCTGGAGCGTCCTAGGGGTCGCCGTCCTATGGTTCCGTCGCTCTTGCCACAGTCAAACGGTTGGCTGGGGAGTAACTCTGGCGATGGCGTCGGCGCTCGGCGTCCTGGTCACCCACCGCGAGATTCCGCTCTATGCCTACCAGCACACGCTTTTCGGCCCGGGTTCGACGCTCGCCTCCGCCGAACTCAAAAGCAGTTCAACGCCAATCGTAACGCTCTCGCACGAATGGTCCGAAGCGCCTTTCTACCTCGATCGAGTGGACATCAAGAACACCGATCGAAACGACACCCTGACGGTCGCGGGAGCGCTGGAGACATCCGGGCGAGTCGTTCTTGTCATGCGTAGCAATGACCACTTAAGCGACTTTACGGACGGGCTGCCGGTAGAGACAACGTCACGCCTCCTAGGTCAGCGCGGACGTGGCTTGGTTTACGAACTCACATCGGTGGCGTCCGTCGCCGGTAGGCCGACAACACCTCCAACTCAATACTGA
- a CDS encoding M56 family metallopeptidase, protein MSAIQFLQWIASYAIQSALVIGVAAGLERWSSASTTKTRVWTACFVSLLGLLAVGLLLPHLQLSSPWTTASSATVLAAAGAEKELGTLVLWVWLFGVVVMVARLAIHFVLVQWFINRQPRVPTEVDRHLREMVTPETLVAAGKPVEFRIGPEEIGPFCYQFHRPHVFIPASLLESDSQELRHVLEHELTHLRTEHPLQLFLQKTTQCVLWFHPLVWVASNRANLIREFVCDDAASNGGAATAAYLRTLLAIVERQRQFKLSGLALGRSVSEVRVRAARLVAQHKGVSPDLRLPVVAPTMLAALAASLLWLPIDPFTSSRSILSPWPTWSAATLHALDLPVRDFQTFHQRYRTHELLEDAPLSR, encoded by the coding sequence ATGAGCGCGATCCAGTTCCTGCAGTGGATTGCCTCCTATGCGATTCAGTCAGCGCTCGTAATCGGCGTCGCTGCGGGCCTCGAACGTTGGTCCAGCGCCTCAACGACCAAGACACGGGTCTGGACCGCATGCTTTGTTAGCCTCTTGGGCTTATTGGCGGTCGGGCTACTGCTGCCGCATCTGCAGTTAAGCAGCCCTTGGACGACGGCGTCCTCGGCAACGGTTCTCGCAGCGGCAGGAGCTGAGAAAGAACTCGGAACGCTCGTGCTGTGGGTGTGGCTCTTTGGGGTCGTGGTGATGGTTGCTCGGCTGGCGATCCACTTCGTTCTGGTGCAGTGGTTCATCAACCGCCAGCCGCGAGTGCCTACAGAAGTTGATCGCCATCTTCGCGAGATGGTCACCCCCGAAACCCTTGTCGCGGCTGGCAAGCCCGTGGAGTTCCGCATCGGTCCCGAAGAGATCGGTCCCTTTTGTTACCAGTTCCATCGGCCGCATGTGTTTATCCCGGCCTCGCTTCTCGAATCGGACTCACAAGAGCTGCGCCACGTGCTCGAGCACGAGCTAACCCACCTGCGCACCGAGCACCCGCTTCAGCTGTTCTTGCAGAAGACGACGCAATGCGTCCTCTGGTTCCATCCCCTGGTGTGGGTCGCGAGCAACCGGGCGAATCTTATCCGAGAGTTTGTCTGTGATGATGCGGCTTCCAACGGCGGGGCTGCGACCGCCGCGTACTTACGAACCTTGCTCGCGATTGTGGAGCGTCAGCGGCAATTCAAGCTTAGCGGACTCGCCCTCGGCCGATCGGTAAGCGAAGTCCGAGTTCGAGCAGCCCGACTGGTGGCGCAGCACAAGGGGGTGAGCCCCGATCTCCGCCTTCCAGTCGTCGCGCCAACAATGCTCGCCGCACTGGCCGCATCTCTCCTTTGGTTGCCGATCGATCCTTTTACCTCCAGCCGCAGTATCCTTTCGCCCTGGCCAACTTGGTCGGCGGCAACGCTACACGCCCTCGACTTACCGGTCCGGGACTTTCAAACCTTCCACCAACGCTACCGAACTCACGAACTCCTGGAAGACGCTCCACTATCCAGGTGA
- a CDS encoding BlaI/MecI/CopY family transcriptional regulator: protein MNSDKEPGMLTAAEAEVMNVIWDHDEVTVSDIVERLPRELAYTTVMTTCGILEEKGCVKKAGKRGRAFLYQPLISRDDARGVMSHEVARRLFRGSVKSLVLNLVRDDAISAEDLSEVKKMIEDLEASK, encoded by the coding sequence ATGAATAGCGACAAAGAACCCGGGATGCTTACGGCCGCTGAGGCGGAGGTGATGAATGTCATCTGGGACCACGACGAGGTCACGGTGTCCGACATCGTCGAGCGATTGCCACGCGAGTTGGCGTACACGACCGTGATGACCACGTGCGGCATCCTCGAAGAGAAGGGCTGCGTCAAGAAAGCCGGTAAGCGCGGTAGAGCGTTTCTCTACCAGCCGCTCATCTCTCGCGACGACGCCCGCGGCGTCATGTCTCACGAAGTAGCCCGCCGACTCTTTCGGGGGTCTGTCAAGTCGCTAGTGTTGAATCTCGTGCGCGACGACGCCATCAGCGCTGAGGACCTCAGCGAAGTCAAGAAGATGATCGAAGACCTGGAGGCGTCCAAATGA
- a CDS encoding DUF1559 domain-containing protein, giving the protein MAIGVVGVLVSLLLPAVMHARESGRKTICSNQLHQIGLAMHQHHNWRERLPPAWRVATDRPEFAYGWAAFLLPGMEEASVMPRLDFNQAPNAAGVGDLGLALMNCPSDLIEPSFDLYESTPEPEEEEDSSEGSKDDRMGEVLIRLPTASYVGVYGTVEADEYYTELREGTPERSDGAIVFDRVVRFADLTRGLSKTLLVGERTMATVPSTWLGVDLRGEDAECRLTGSAMTHPNCDTCDECEFTSRHAGGSYFLWADGHVSLVAETIDPNAYRELARRSAP; this is encoded by the coding sequence GTGGCCATCGGCGTCGTCGGCGTGCTGGTGAGCCTGTTACTCCCTGCTGTCATGCATGCTCGTGAGTCGGGCCGGAAAACGATTTGCTCGAACCAGCTCCATCAGATTGGCTTGGCGATGCACCAGCATCACAACTGGAGAGAGCGGCTGCCGCCGGCATGGCGTGTCGCCACGGATCGCCCCGAGTTCGCTTATGGATGGGCCGCTTTTCTGCTGCCTGGGATGGAAGAAGCTTCGGTAATGCCGCGTCTCGATTTCAATCAAGCGCCAAACGCGGCGGGTGTTGGCGATCTCGGTCTTGCCTTAATGAATTGCCCATCCGACCTCATCGAGCCGAGCTTCGATCTCTATGAATCAACCCCAGAGCCGGAGGAGGAAGAGGATTCCAGCGAGGGTTCAAAGGATGACCGTATGGGCGAGGTGTTGATCCGGTTGCCCACGGCTAGCTACGTCGGCGTTTATGGAACGGTCGAAGCCGATGAGTATTACACCGAGCTGCGGGAAGGGACGCCCGAGCGCTCCGATGGCGCGATTGTTTTTGATCGTGTCGTACGGTTTGCCGACCTCACCCGGGGCCTCAGCAAAACTCTGCTGGTCGGCGAAAGGACGATGGCGACGGTTCCCTCGACTTGGCTAGGCGTCGATCTGCGAGGAGAAGACGCCGAGTGCCGTCTCACCGGGTCCGCCATGACGCATCCCAACTGCGACACCTGCGACGAGTGCGAGTTCACCAGCCGGCACGCGGGAGGGAGCTACTTCCTTTGGGCGGACGGCCACGTCTCACTCGTGGCGGAAACCATTGATCCGAATGCCTACCGCGAGTTGGCACGCCGGTCCGCCCCTTAA
- a CDS encoding hybrid sensor histidine kinase/response regulator, whose protein sequence is MTQLLSSAVLQGAAGLSPEARRRLAEHSRVIHVRTDRMFAVLMALQWVAGIAVALLVAPQTWIGARSEVHQHVLMAIFGGAVIASAPIALAIYAPGRLLTRMVIATSQALFSALLIHLSGGRIETHFHVFVSLAFLAAYRDPRVLAPATLVVAIDHFVRGVWWPESVFGVATASPWRWIEHAAWVIFEDIVLLFVMLQSWAEMRDLAEHTADLEQREVELRRAREAAERANHTKSKFLANMSHEIRTPLNGILGFTDVLIRDRAALSEHERSDYLNTIQRSGKHLLALINDVLDLSKIEADQLSVESIACSPHQVISETVSVLRVTAHEKGINLDYRWESGVPETIHTDPYRFKQLLLNLVGNAVKFTSQGSVMIVARVETSAAEPTLTVEVRDTGIGIAQDKIDAIFQPFVQADDSVTRRFGGTGLGLAIGKKIAIALGGDLTVESSVGHGSTFTVRIATGPLSGVPIHETPPTEPVADIRETQVSSCDLSGARLLVVDDGDTNRRLLKLLLERCGAAVHLAENGQIALDMAARKNYDAILLDMQMPVVDGYTAASRLRASGYRGPVIALTAHAMKGDREKCEAAGCDGYLPKPIDANQLYETLQTTIRPSGAPTNSAAANRSVESAKSLGPIRSTLPTDDAEFAEIVVSFLDTLDLKLGALQKAWDNGDDMELTRLAHWLRGAGGTVGFGCFTTPARDLETAAKEGNRAVVAESVREIQALRGRIEV, encoded by the coding sequence ATGACACAACTCCTTTCCTCCGCCGTTCTCCAAGGCGCCGCGGGCCTGAGCCCTGAAGCGCGGCGTCGGCTCGCCGAACACTCGCGCGTCATCCACGTCCGCACCGACCGCATGTTCGCGGTGCTGATGGCGCTGCAGTGGGTAGCGGGGATCGCCGTGGCGCTGTTGGTGGCGCCGCAGACGTGGATCGGCGCACGCAGCGAAGTGCACCAGCACGTGCTGATGGCGATCTTCGGCGGCGCGGTGATCGCGTCGGCGCCGATTGCGCTGGCGATCTACGCGCCGGGCCGCTTGCTGACGCGGATGGTGATCGCCACCAGCCAAGCGCTCTTCTCGGCGCTGTTGATCCATCTGAGCGGGGGGCGGATCGAGACGCACTTCCACGTGTTCGTGTCGCTGGCCTTCCTGGCGGCGTACCGCGACCCGCGCGTCCTGGCGCCAGCGACGCTGGTGGTGGCGATCGATCATTTCGTCCGCGGCGTCTGGTGGCCCGAGTCGGTCTTCGGCGTGGCGACCGCTTCGCCGTGGCGGTGGATCGAGCACGCCGCCTGGGTGATTTTTGAAGACATCGTGCTGCTCTTCGTGATGCTGCAGAGCTGGGCGGAGATGCGCGACCTCGCCGAGCACACGGCCGACCTCGAGCAACGTGAGGTCGAGCTGCGCCGCGCCCGCGAGGCTGCCGAGCGCGCCAACCACACCAAGAGCAAGTTCCTCGCCAACATGAGCCACGAGATCCGCACGCCGCTCAACGGCATCCTCGGGTTCACCGACGTGTTGATCCGCGACCGGGCCGCGTTGTCGGAGCACGAGCGGAGCGACTACCTCAACACGATCCAGCGGAGCGGCAAACACCTCTTGGCGCTGATCAACGACGTGCTCGACCTGTCCAAGATCGAGGCCGATCAGTTGAGCGTCGAGTCGATCGCTTGCTCGCCGCACCAAGTGATCTCCGAGACGGTCTCCGTGCTGCGTGTCACCGCGCACGAGAAGGGGATCAACCTCGACTATCGTTGGGAGTCCGGCGTCCCCGAGACGATCCACACCGACCCGTACCGCTTCAAACAGCTGCTGCTGAACCTCGTGGGCAACGCGGTGAAGTTCACCAGCCAGGGCTCGGTGATGATCGTCGCCCGGGTCGAGACGAGCGCCGCGGAGCCGACGCTGACGGTCGAGGTCCGCGACACGGGCATTGGCATCGCGCAAGACAAGATCGATGCGATCTTCCAGCCGTTCGTCCAAGCCGACGACAGTGTCACACGGCGATTCGGCGGCACGGGACTCGGTTTGGCGATTGGCAAGAAGATCGCTATCGCGTTGGGCGGGGACCTCACCGTGGAGAGCAGTGTCGGCCACGGCAGCACGTTCACGGTGCGTATCGCCACCGGGCCGCTCTCGGGCGTTCCGATCCACGAAACACCGCCGACCGAGCCGGTCGCCGACATCCGTGAGACGCAGGTTTCGTCTTGCGACTTGAGCGGCGCGCGCTTGCTGGTGGTGGATGACGGCGACACCAACCGTCGGTTGCTCAAGCTGCTGCTCGAGCGCTGCGGCGCCGCGGTGCATCTGGCCGAGAACGGGCAGATCGCGCTCGACATGGCCGCGCGCAAGAACTACGACGCGATCCTGCTCGACATGCAGATGCCGGTGGTGGACGGCTACACCGCCGCGAGCCGGTTGCGGGCGTCGGGCTACCGCGGCCCGGTGATCGCGCTGACGGCCCACGCCATGAAGGGGGACCGTGAGAAGTGCGAAGCGGCGGGCTGTGACGGCTATCTTCCCAAGCCGATCGACGCGAACCAACTCTACGAGACGCTCCAGACGACGATCCGCCCGAGCGGCGCCCCGACAAACTCGGCGGCAGCCAATCGGAGCGTTGAGTCAGCGAAATCGCTCGGCCCGATCCGCTCGACACTGCCCACCGACGACGCTGAGTTCGCCGAGATCGTCGTGAGCTTTCTCGACACGCTCGACCTCAAGCTCGGCGCCCTACAGAAGGCGTGGGACAACGGCGACGACATGGAGCTAACGCGGCTCGCCCACTGGCTGCGCGGCGCCGGCGGAACGGTGGGCTTCGGCTGCTTCACCACGCCGGCCCGCGACCTAGAGACCGCGGCGAAAGAAGGCAACCGTGCGGTGGTGGCGGAATCGGTGAGGGAGATCCAGGCGTTGCGGGGAAGGATCGAGGTGTAG
- a CDS encoding thioredoxin domain-containing protein → MVSFRSWRTTALVAAWFAASAGVWAWTVAYGTTTAQPTHLALADPAPIVDGIGITRPTLYLFMHPRCPCTRATVTQLQRVLASSGLDRSELPEVSVVATIPVGVAEDDDTWRQSETLRQAADLPNATVHYDEGGVRAQSFGAQASGSVALYAADGRLLFAGGVTVSRGHDGESLGAEQLRKQIQNPKEGAPVTAPALGCRLCRED, encoded by the coding sequence GTGGTTTCCTTCCGAAGTTGGCGAACGACGGCGCTGGTGGCGGCTTGGTTTGCCGCAAGCGCGGGCGTGTGGGCGTGGACCGTGGCCTATGGGACCACGACGGCCCAGCCTACGCACCTAGCGTTGGCCGATCCGGCGCCGATCGTGGACGGAATAGGGATCACGCGGCCGACGCTCTATCTCTTCATGCACCCGCGTTGCCCGTGTACGCGGGCGACAGTCACGCAGCTGCAGCGCGTGCTGGCAAGCTCGGGCCTCGATCGGTCTGAGCTTCCTGAAGTGTCAGTCGTCGCCACGATCCCCGTTGGCGTCGCCGAGGACGACGACACTTGGCGACAATCGGAGACGTTACGCCAAGCGGCGGACCTGCCCAACGCAACGGTTCATTACGACGAGGGTGGCGTTAGGGCGCAGAGCTTCGGCGCGCAAGCCAGCGGCTCGGTCGCGCTGTACGCCGCCGATGGCCGGCTCTTGTTCGCGGGGGGCGTCACCGTCTCGCGCGGGCACGACGGCGAAAGCCTCGGCGCCGAACAGCTGCGTAAGCAAATCCAGAACCCCAAAGAAGGCGCTCCCGTTACCGCGCCGGCGCTCGGTTGCCGGCTGTGCCGAGAAGACTGA
- a CDS encoding PEP-CTERM sorting domain-containing protein (PEP-CTERM proteins occur, often in large numbers, in the proteomes of bacteria that also encode an exosortase, a predicted intramembrane cysteine proteinase. The presence of a PEP-CTERM domain at a protein's C-terminus predicts cleavage within the sorting domain, followed by covalent anchoring to some some component of the (usually Gram-negative) cell surface. Many PEP-CTERM proteins exhibit an unusual sequence composition that includes large numbers of potential glycosylation sites. Expression of one such protein has been shown restore the ability of a bacterium to form floc, a type of biofilm.), whose protein sequence is MRTPIKVTALLVLAALSPTGRSQAQNTWTGGLGNWNDGANWSLGTPIDGDTVNIDNGGTAQVDALILPFFQDLDLATTPSATGRLEVLPGGNLVSSRVRIGNQGVASASVAGGLLITGNGSIYVGSSEQSTIGLTGNGELTVGQGGAIVSADDIQVASQGTAVLNLQTGGYGLGGYSVVGKFGTGVWNQSGGLYVAANDFEIGDGGRPNQAGTPGPREGTINLSGGTIFARDRMAISNRIGTGEVNIRGGGLAITGDADNEIGDGRENSLDIGRGADWTAADVLANGVSGNTSTFRVVGDQSVIAVGLDVTMDVKNVMESSNLVATVTGPSHTPILAGRNALIKNGNFLVELDGYSPVLGDEWSIIQTNVDLTDALLAFDAIAAAEDITTYDRNGVEAAYGDIVTHNNNAFTNNASDPNYLGVDGPFKSLDFSAAPLSPGLEFEVEYFQDEVLLKVVAASTGLAGDFNNDGFVNAADYTVWRDNENTSNDLGGNGDETGSSAGVVDAADYQLWRNSYGSSVAMSAAVIPEPTTLVATLAGLAACATAKRRR, encoded by the coding sequence ATGCGGACTCCCATCAAAGTTACGGCCCTATTAGTTCTTGCTGCCCTCTCGCCTACCGGCAGGTCTCAGGCGCAGAATACCTGGACGGGTGGCTTGGGCAACTGGAACGACGGCGCCAACTGGTCACTCGGCACGCCTATCGACGGGGACACCGTCAACATCGACAACGGAGGGACAGCCCAAGTCGACGCCCTGATTCTCCCCTTCTTCCAAGACCTCGATCTCGCTACAACGCCCAGCGCAACCGGCCGCCTCGAGGTTCTTCCGGGAGGCAACCTCGTTAGTTCTCGGGTCCGCATTGGCAACCAGGGCGTCGCCTCCGCCTCCGTTGCCGGCGGTTTGCTGATCACCGGGAACGGCAGTATCTACGTCGGTAGCAGCGAACAGTCCACGATCGGTCTTACCGGCAACGGCGAGTTAACGGTCGGCCAGGGCGGCGCCATCGTCTCTGCCGACGACATTCAAGTTGCTTCGCAAGGGACGGCCGTCCTCAACCTCCAGACCGGTGGCTACGGGCTTGGCGGTTATAGCGTCGTCGGCAAGTTCGGCACGGGGGTGTGGAATCAATCCGGCGGCCTCTACGTGGCGGCGAACGACTTCGAGATCGGCGACGGCGGCAGGCCCAATCAGGCCGGCACCCCAGGACCACGGGAGGGGACCATCAACCTGTCCGGCGGAACCATCTTCGCACGCGACCGTATGGCGATCAGCAATCGGATCGGGACGGGCGAAGTCAACATCCGCGGCGGCGGGCTAGCGATCACCGGCGACGCCGATAACGAGATTGGCGACGGTCGTGAAAACTCCCTCGATATCGGCCGCGGCGCCGATTGGACCGCTGCGGATGTCTTGGCCAACGGCGTCTCGGGCAACACCTCGACGTTCCGTGTGGTTGGCGACCAGTCCGTCATCGCGGTCGGCCTTGACGTGACGATGGACGTCAAGAACGTCATGGAGTCGTCGAATCTCGTCGCCACGGTTACCGGGCCTTCGCACACACCGATCCTGGCGGGACGCAACGCCTTGATCAAGAACGGCAACTTCCTCGTCGAACTCGACGGCTATAGCCCAGTGCTTGGCGACGAGTGGTCGATCATCCAGACGAATGTTGACCTGACCGACGCCCTCCTCGCTTTCGACGCGATCGCCGCCGCCGAAGACATCACCACCTACGATCGGAACGGCGTCGAGGCAGCCTACGGCGATATCGTCACGCACAACAACAACGCCTTCACCAACAACGCTTCCGACCCCAATTACCTCGGCGTCGATGGCCCCTTCAAGTCACTCGACTTCTCGGCGGCGCCGTTGTCACCGGGGCTGGAGTTCGAGGTCGAGTACTTCCAAGACGAGGTGCTCTTGAAGGTCGTGGCCGCAAGCACCGGTCTGGCGGGCGACTTCAACAACGACGGCTTCGTTAACGCCGCCGATTACACCGTCTGGCGTGACAACGAGAACACCTCGAACGACCTCGGCGGCAATGGCGATGAGACGGGCAGCAGCGCGGGCGTCGTCGATGCCGCCGACTACCAGCTATGGAGGAATAGCTATGGATCGAGTGTCGCCATGTCGGCGGCGGTGATCCCCGAACCGACGACCCTCGTCGCCACGCTGGCCGGCCTCGCCGCCTGCGCCACCGCAAAGCGTCGTCGTTGA
- a CDS encoding DUF1559 family PulG-like putative transporter: protein MNSVSRRRIAFTLVELLVVIAIIGVLVALLLPAVQAARESARRTQCINQLRQMTLAMTSHVDTFKVFPTGGNSIWPKIEDYSTNGKPNGPATQGLGWAFQILPFLEEGAVHGIATTDELDKVSIGLFSCPSRRPPTQHPESGRYLSDYGAANPGELPLTPGDPSSGGSFCHQGEFWGAKSACDNYNCIGRIGRGWKYWGVIVRTNLSIPAPGVAGRPATTPEPLGNTPPVAPRRITDGLSKSMVVSEKRIFSDHYDRGYWFDDRGWSDGWDPDQMRSTMFPVGPDTTLAKVQANSESATWNGTTIILDDRSYGFSFGSAHPNGINTAYADGSVHMISFGVDQEMFNRLGHRSDGETIDESSL, encoded by the coding sequence ATGAACTCTGTCTCGCGCCGACGCATCGCTTTCACGCTCGTCGAACTGTTGGTGGTCATCGCGATCATCGGCGTCCTGGTCGCGTTGCTCCTCCCCGCTGTGCAAGCGGCGCGCGAATCGGCGCGACGCACGCAATGCATCAACCAACTCCGCCAGATGACCCTGGCGATGACGAGTCACGTCGATACGTTCAAGGTCTTTCCGACCGGCGGGAACAGCATCTGGCCGAAGATCGAAGACTACTCAACCAATGGCAAGCCCAATGGACCAGCGACCCAAGGCCTAGGCTGGGCTTTTCAGATCCTCCCCTTCTTGGAAGAGGGGGCGGTCCATGGGATCGCGACGACCGACGAACTCGACAAAGTCTCGATTGGGCTCTTCAGTTGTCCCTCGCGACGCCCCCCGACCCAGCATCCCGAGTCGGGTCGCTATTTGTCCGATTACGGCGCCGCCAACCCCGGCGAGCTCCCCTTAACCCCAGGCGACCCCAGCTCTGGCGGCAGCTTCTGCCATCAGGGCGAGTTCTGGGGCGCCAAGAGCGCCTGCGACAATTACAACTGCATCGGCAGGATCGGCCGCGGTTGGAAGTATTGGGGCGTCATCGTCCGGACGAACTTGTCGATCCCCGCCCCCGGCGTCGCCGGAAGGCCGGCCACCACGCCAGAACCGCTCGGCAATACCCCGCCTGTCGCGCCTCGACGCATCACCGACGGCCTCAGCAAGTCGATGGTCGTCTCTGAGAAGCGGATCTTCAGCGACCATTACGATCGGGGCTACTGGTTCGATGACCGCGGTTGGTCCGACGGTTGGGACCCGGACCAGATGCGTTCAACAATGTTCCCGGTTGGCCCCGACACGACTTTGGCGAAGGTCCAAGCGAATTCCGAAAGCGCGACCTGGAACGGGACTACCATCATTCTCGACGACCGCAGCTACGGCTTCAGCTTCGGCTCGGCTCACCCGAACGGAATCAACACGGCCTACGCCGACGGCTCGGTCCACATGATCTCCTTCGGTGTCGATCAAGAAATGTTCAACCGGCTCGGCCATCGCTCCGACGGCGAAACGATCGACGAAAGCTCACTCTGA